In Dyadobacter subterraneus, a single genomic region encodes these proteins:
- a CDS encoding DUF1501 domain-containing protein codes for MSHHHDEEFRLNTPEFNELNKKLDRRHFLTKTSLGLGALAMGSLFGAEKLLGSIPKTPENVPNLEEEILKALPHIAPKAKRVVYLFMSGGPSQFETFDYKPKLVDLAGQNLPDSVRKGQRLTGMSANQSALPMVPSIYKFNQHGKSGTWISELMPHTAKVVDELCIIKSIHSEAINHDPAITFFQTGNQLPGRPSIGSWVSYGLGSDNQNLPTFIVLVSKNGSKDQPLYARLWGNGFLPSKHQGVQFRSGKDPVLFLNNPEGYDGADRKEMLEYLSKLNQIQNQAYGDPEVDARIAQYEMAYRMQTSVPEVMNTDDEPDEVFELYGPDSRDSGTYAANCILARKLLEKDVKFVQLYHQGWDNHGGLPKGIAHQCKNTDQATAALVMDLKRRGLLEDTLVIWGGEFGRTVYSQGKLTADDYGRDHHPRCFTMWMAGAGVKPGISYGETDDFSYNIVKDPVHVHDFQATLMHLMGVDHERLTYKYQGRRFRLTDVHGNVVKDILS; via the coding sequence ATGTCACATCATCACGACGAAGAATTCAGATTAAATACACCGGAATTTAATGAGCTGAATAAAAAACTGGACAGGCGCCACTTTCTGACCAAAACTTCCCTTGGATTGGGCGCGCTTGCGATGGGTTCTTTGTTTGGAGCGGAAAAACTTTTAGGTTCGATTCCAAAAACACCGGAAAATGTTCCGAATCTGGAAGAGGAAATTTTAAAGGCATTACCACATATTGCGCCAAAAGCGAAACGGGTTGTATACCTTTTTATGAGCGGCGGTCCGTCTCAATTTGAAACCTTTGATTATAAGCCAAAACTGGTTGATCTCGCCGGACAAAATCTTCCTGATTCGGTAAGAAAAGGGCAGAGGTTAACGGGAATGAGCGCAAATCAAAGTGCACTTCCGATGGTACCCTCGATTTATAAATTTAACCAGCATGGTAAGAGTGGAACCTGGATCAGCGAATTGATGCCGCACACCGCCAAGGTTGTGGACGAACTTTGTATAATCAAATCGATTCATTCAGAAGCGATTAACCATGACCCCGCAATTACATTTTTTCAAACCGGAAATCAGTTGCCGGGCAGGCCATCGATTGGTTCCTGGGTGAGTTATGGGTTAGGTTCTGACAATCAGAATCTTCCAACTTTTATTGTTTTGGTTTCAAAAAACGGCTCGAAAGATCAGCCGTTGTATGCGCGTTTATGGGGAAATGGTTTTTTGCCATCAAAACATCAGGGTGTACAATTCAGATCAGGAAAAGATCCGGTTTTGTTTTTGAATAATCCTGAGGGCTACGACGGCGCCGACCGTAAGGAAATGCTGGAATATTTGTCAAAATTAAATCAGATTCAAAACCAGGCTTACGGCGATCCGGAAGTTGATGCGAGGATTGCACAATATGAAATGGCTTACCGGATGCAGACTTCTGTGCCGGAAGTTATGAACACTGATGACGAACCGGATGAAGTTTTTGAACTTTACGGACCTGACAGCCGGGATTCTGGAACCTATGCTGCGAATTGTATTTTGGCAAGAAAATTACTCGAAAAGGATGTGAAATTTGTTCAGCTTTACCATCAGGGATGGGATAATCACGGCGGACTTCCCAAAGGGATTGCGCATCAATGTAAAAATACGGATCAGGCAACAGCGGCTTTGGTAATGGATTTAAAACGAAGAGGTTTGCTGGAAGATACGCTGGTAATTTGGGGAGGAGAATTCGGTAGGACGGTTTATTCGCAAGGAAAGCTAACAGCAGATGATTACGGAAGAGATCATCATCCGCGCTGTTTCACGATGTGGATGGCGGGAGCAGGTGTGAAACCCGGAATCAGTTATGGTGAAACTGATGATTTTAGTTACAACATCGTAAAAGATCCCGTACATGTGCACGATTTTCAGGCAACCTTAATGCACTTGATGGGCGTGGATCATGAAAGATTAACTTATAAATATCAGGGCAGAAGATTCCGGCTTACTGATGTGCATGGAAATGTGGTGAAAGATATTTTGAGCTAA